DNA sequence from the Ruminococcus albus 7 = DSM 20455 genome:
ATAAATGCTGAATTCATTTTACTGCCTCCTGATCAATAATTTACTGCTATTGATTATAGCAGAATCCCGATAATTTATCAAGTATTTTAACAGAATGTTTACGCTTCACCATTCTGATCCTTGATATAAGCATCAATAGCGGCTGCGGCTTTTTTACCTGCTCCCATCGCAAGAATGACCGTAGCTGCGCCTGTTACAGCATCACCTCCGGCATATACGCCCTTTTTGGTAGTAGCCTCTGTATCATCAACAATAAGACATCCGCGCTTATTGACATCAAGTCCGGGAGTAGTATTCCTGATAAGAGGATTCGGAGATGTGCCTATTGCCATGATAACAGTATCCACGTCAAGTTCGTAATCAGAACCTTCAACAGCAACAGGACTCCTTCTTCCGCTCTCATCGGCTTCTCCAAGCTCCATCTTCTTACATACCATGGCGCGAACTCTTCCGTTATCATCCCCAAGCAGTTCAACAGGATTATTCAGAGTAAGGAACTCAACACCTTCCTCCATAGCATGATGAACTTCTTCCTTACGTGCAGGAAGCTCGTCCATCGAACGTCTGTAAACTACATAAACCTTTTTAGCTCCAATCCTGAGAGCTGAACGTGCAGCATCCATAGCAACATTACCGCCGCCGACTACAGCGACCTTCTGAGACTTCATGATAGGTGTTGCATATTCTTTCTTATAAGCTTTCATAAGATTGATTCGTGTAAGATACTCATTAGCGGAATATACACCAATAAGACCCTCACCGTCAATACCCATAAACCTTGGAAGACCAGCACCTGAACCTACGAAAACAGCTTCATAGCCCATCTCAAACAGTTCATCGACGGAAAGCACCTTGCCTATGACCATATTGGTCATGATCTTTACTCCCATCTTTGACAGATTATCGATCTCATGCTGAACTATCATTTTGGGAAGTCTGAACTCGGGGATACCGTACATCAATACACCGCCGGCTGTATGGAATGCTTCAAATACAGTCACTTCATATCCCAGCTTTGCAAGATCACCGGCAG
Encoded proteins:
- the gltA gene encoding NADPH-dependent glutamate synthase; protein product: MADMRKEKTPVAEQEPEVRAKNFDEVTLGYSLEKAVREAMRCLNCKNKPCMSGCPVGVRIPEFIAKVAEGDLASAYSIIKTTNSLPAVCGRVCPQENQCEGKCVRGIKGEPVAIGRLERFVADYMRDKEPEIELPEPNGHKVAVVGAGPSGLTAAGDLAKLGYEVTVFEAFHTAGGVLMYGIPEFRLPKMIVQHEIDNLSKMGVKIMTNMVIGKVLSVDELFEMGYEAVFVGSGAGLPRFMGIDGEGLIGVYSANEYLTRINLMKAYKKEYATPIMKSQKVAVVGGGNVAMDAARSALRIGAKKVYVVYRRSMDELPARKEEVHHAMEEGVEFLTLNNPVELLGDDNGRVRAMVCKKMELGEADESGRRSPVAVEGSDYELDVDTVIMAIGTSPNPLIRNTTPGLDVNKRGCLIVDDTEATTKKGVYAGGDAVTGAATVILAMGAGKKAAAAIDAYIKDQNGEA